The uncultured Methanomethylovorans sp. genome contains a region encoding:
- a CDS encoding NAD-dependent epimerase/dehydratase family protein: protein MKKVLITGGLGFIGSYLARECVNRGFDVTIVSKSEDKIENISDIKDLVKLIILDVADITDEVIGYDVIFHLAGSTDNYSIIENKPYKDIQLNCVSTISLLEAIRKHNPKARLFFASTFFVNGNVEKLPVDENTPCNPLGLYGATRLAGEHFCHIYHNIFDLDIVIARFCNVFGAKEKGNDKKKAGFNYLIKQAVEGNQINIYDNGNFFRDYIYVTDVVSACLTIAEKGSTNKTYYVGLSEFVKFKNLIDIIVQHTGVRAEAVNPPDFHNRVGIKNFVCDNSELKRLGWKPEITIEEGIEKTIQYYKELRYQMGQ, encoded by the coding sequence ATGAAAAAAGTTCTAATAACCGGGGGGTTAGGCTTTATAGGGTCATATTTAGCTCGTGAATGTGTTAATAGAGGGTTTGATGTCACGATTGTTTCGAAATCAGAGGATAAGATTGAAAACATTAGTGACATTAAAGATTTAGTTAAATTAATTATATTAGATGTTGCAGATATTACTGATGAAGTTATTGGATATGATGTTATATTCCACCTTGCAGGAAGTACTGACAATTATAGCATCATCGAGAACAAACCTTATAAAGATATACAATTGAATTGTGTTTCAACCATTTCATTGCTTGAAGCTATCAGAAAGCATAATCCCAAAGCAAGATTGTTTTTTGCAAGTACTTTTTTTGTCAATGGCAACGTTGAGAAATTACCCGTCGATGAAAATACTCCATGCAATCCATTAGGATTATATGGCGCTACCCGTTTGGCAGGTGAACATTTTTGCCATATTTATCATAATATATTTGATTTGGATATTGTGATTGCTCGCTTTTGCAATGTTTTTGGAGCAAAGGAAAAAGGTAATGACAAAAAGAAAGCAGGATTTAATTATCTAATTAAGCAGGCAGTGGAAGGAAATCAGATTAATATCTATGATAATGGTAATTTTTTCCGCGATTATATTTATGTTACTGATGTTGTTTCAGCATGTTTAACGATTGCTGAAAAAGGTTCTACAAATAAAACCTATTATGTTGGATTGAGTGAGTTTGTTAAATTCAAAAATTTGATTGATATTATTGTACAGCACACTGGAGTTAGGGCAGAAGCCGTAAATCCTCCTGATTTTCATAATAGGGTAGGAATAAAAAACTTTGTTTGTGATAATTCTGAATTAAAAAGACTTGGTTGGAAGCCAGAAATCACTATTGAAGAAGGAATTGAAAAAACTATTCAATATTATAAAGAATTGAGATATCAAATGGGGCAATAA
- a CDS encoding sugar phosphate nucleotidyltransferase — MKGVILAGGTGSRLYPLTKVTNKHLLPVYDKPMIYYPLQTLIDAGIKEIMIVSGHGHAGHFLELLGSGADFGVKFTYEIQDEAGGIAQALGLAKDFVDNDNVTVILGDNIYQDNFKDAIQSFTNGAHIFLKAVTDANRFGVAEVDMSNCHVLGIEEKPLRPKSNFAVTGLYIYSNDVFDVIKTLKPSGRGELEITDVNNHYVKEGQMKFTVLDGYWSDAGTFESLLRAGTIVRQHR, encoded by the coding sequence ATGAAAGGTGTAATACTTGCAGGTGGTACAGGTAGCCGACTTTATCCTTTAACCAAGGTTACAAATAAACATTTGTTGCCAGTTTATGATAAACCCATGATATATTATCCACTGCAGACCCTTATAGATGCAGGAATTAAGGAAATAATGATAGTTTCTGGTCATGGTCATGCAGGCCACTTTTTAGAATTACTGGGATCTGGAGCTGACTTTGGAGTAAAATTTACCTATGAAATCCAGGATGAGGCTGGAGGGATTGCCCAGGCTCTGGGACTGGCAAAAGATTTTGTGGATAATGATAATGTCACAGTAATTCTTGGAGACAATATTTATCAGGATAATTTTAAAGATGCTATACAGAGTTTCACCAATGGTGCACATATCTTCCTTAAAGCTGTTACCGATGCGAATCGTTTCGGTGTAGCTGAAGTGGATATGAGTAATTGTCACGTCCTTGGAATAGAAGAAAAACCTTTGCGACCAAAATCTAATTTCGCTGTCACTGGGCTATATATATATTCTAATGATGTGTTTGATGTTATCAAAACCCTTAAACCATCAGGCCGTGGTGAACTAGAGATCACAGATGTAAATAATCATTATGTTAAAGAAGGTCAGATGAAATTCACAGTACTAGATGGTTACTGGAGTGATGCAGGAACATTTGAGAGCTTGTTAAGGGCTGGGACCATAGTGAGGCAACATAGATAA
- the rfbH gene encoding lipopolysaccharide biosynthesis protein RfbH encodes MGINELKNDIYENISQIVNNDKTQFVPGESPVLTGMAVYDHKEINAIIGSLLDGWFGLGKKGVEFEKRFSSYICSKYGILVNSGSSANLIALNSIKNKLNLHSGEIITPACAFPTSFNAILQLGFTPAIIDVDESLNITPESVISAINENTKGIMFAHTLGNPAQIEEIAKIAAENDLFIVEDCCDALGSKYNNKICGTFGTISTYSFYPAHGITMGEGGCLVTNDHSLSKISKSLRDWGRDCWCTTDEKNILGSCGRRFDYEIDGIPYDHKYIYSTIGYNLKPLELQAAMGLEQLNKLDEFNRIRKNNFKCYSDELEGLDNYIEIPTINKHSDPVFFGMPLVINNEKVKRQDLIKYLNSNKIATRYLFGGNLLKQPAYENIKYSLYGQLDYTNNLMKNCFWIGIHPGIDEEMIKYVVGKLREFFTNI; translated from the coding sequence ATGGGTATAAACGAATTAAAAAACGATATTTATGAAAATATATCACAAATAGTGAATAATGATAAGACACAATTTGTTCCTGGAGAGTCTCCAGTATTAACTGGGATGGCTGTATATGATCATAAAGAGATTAACGCCATTATAGGGTCATTACTTGATGGCTGGTTTGGGCTTGGCAAAAAAGGCGTTGAATTTGAAAAGCGTTTTTCTTCTTATATTTGCAGTAAATATGGAATACTTGTAAATTCAGGATCTTCTGCTAATTTAATAGCTTTAAACAGCATTAAAAATAAATTGAATCTACATTCAGGTGAAATCATTACACCTGCCTGTGCTTTTCCTACGTCATTTAATGCAATATTGCAACTGGGTTTCACTCCAGCAATTATTGATGTTGATGAAAGTTTAAACATAACTCCTGAGAGCGTCATTTCTGCAATTAATGAAAATACCAAGGGAATTATGTTTGCTCATACTTTGGGCAATCCTGCTCAAATAGAAGAGATAGCAAAAATTGCTGCTGAAAATGATCTTTTCATCGTTGAGGATTGTTGTGATGCTTTAGGCTCAAAATATAACAATAAAATATGTGGAACATTTGGAACTATTTCTACGTACAGTTTCTATCCTGCCCATGGTATAACAATGGGTGAAGGTGGATGTTTGGTTACAAATGATCATAGTTTGAGTAAAATTTCTAAAAGTTTAAGGGATTGGGGGAGAGATTGTTGGTGTACCACTGATGAAAAAAATATCTTAGGCAGTTGTGGCAGAAGATTTGACTATGAAATCGATGGAATCCCCTATGATCACAAATATATTTATTCAACAATTGGATACAATTTGAAACCCCTTGAATTGCAAGCTGCAATGGGTCTTGAACAGCTTAATAAATTAGATGAGTTCAATCGAATAAGAAAAAATAATTTCAAGTGTTATTCTGATGAGTTAGAGGGTCTTGATAATTATATTGAAATTCCAACCATTAATAAACATTCTGATCCCGTTTTCTTTGGAATGCCTCTAGTAATAAATAATGAAAAAGTAAAAAGACAAGATCTAATAAAATATTTAAATTCTAACAAAATTGCAACACGTTATCTTTTTGGAGGCAATCTATTAAAACAGCCTGCTTATGAAAATATAAAATATTCATTATATGGACAACTAGACTATACTAATAACCTTATGAAAAATTGTTTCTGGATAGGTATTCATCCAGGAATTGATGAAGAAATGATAAAGTACGTCGTGGGTAAGCTAAGAGAATTTTTCACTAACATTTAA
- a CDS encoding nucleotidyltransferase family protein, with product MAANQIETYKQIIVPTLIENDVDKAGIFGSFARNKAKEDSDIDILVKFKSRKSLFDLARLELELERESRRKVDVITYDSINPLIKEHIMKEEVKIL from the coding sequence ATGGCGGCGAACCAGATCGAAACGTACAAGCAGATCATAGTTCCAACACTGATAGAAAATGATGTAGATAAAGCCGGTATTTTTGGTTCATTTGCGAGGAACAAGGCTAAAGAGGATAGTGACATCGATATTCTTGTTAAGTTCAAAAGCCGAAAAAGCCTTTTTGACCTTGCCAGACTAGAACTGGAACTTGAAAGGGAATCCCGGAGGAAGGTGGATGTCATAACCTATGATTCCATAAACCCTCTTATCAAGGAACATATCATGAAAGAGGAAGTAAAGATACTATGA
- the wecB gene encoding UDP-N-acetylglucosamine 2-epimerase (non-hydrolyzing), with product MNTGILENEQQGERVVVRTKRGYELKIAIILGTRPEIIKMSPVIRECERRGIEYYILHTGQHYSYEMDRIFFEQLKLPAAKYNLDVGSGLHGAQTGKMLAGIEQILMQDTPDVVLVQGDTNTVLAGALAASKLHIRIGHVEAGLRSFDRTMPEEINRIMADHISDYLFAPTETSKQYMLSEGIPEERIFVTGNTVVDAVYQNLEISKQTTNPLKDMGLQEKGYFLTTVHRAENTDNKDRLSGILDGFRQVYDEFHLPIIFPAHPRTAKMIHEFNLPIPQGVHITDPVGYLEFLQLESGARLILTDSGGLQEEACILGVPCVTLRDNTERPETVQLDGNIIVGASKNVIASLKQMMHAGNGWQNPYGDGAASRIMIEKLVTI from the coding sequence ATGAACACAGGGATTTTGGAGAATGAGCAGCAAGGGGAACGTGTAGTTGTCAGAACAAAGAGAGGATATGAATTGAAGATAGCGATCATCCTGGGTACCCGTCCTGAAATCATCAAAATGAGTCCTGTTATTCGGGAATGTGAACGCCGTGGTATTGAGTATTACATTCTCCATACAGGCCAGCATTATAGCTACGAGATGGACAGGATATTCTTTGAGCAGCTTAAACTTCCGGCGGCAAAATACAATCTGGACGTGGGCTCCGGCCTGCACGGTGCACAGACGGGTAAGATGCTTGCTGGCATAGAGCAGATCCTCATGCAGGACACTCCGGATGTGGTGCTGGTGCAGGGTGATACCAACACAGTCCTTGCAGGAGCCCTGGCGGCTTCCAAACTGCACATCAGGATCGGCCATGTGGAGGCAGGACTGCGCAGTTTTGACCGGACCATGCCCGAAGAGATCAACCGCATCATGGCCGACCATATTTCCGATTACCTTTTTGCACCCACCGAAACCTCAAAGCAATACATGTTAAGCGAAGGCATTCCTGAAGAAAGGATCTTTGTCACAGGCAACACTGTTGTGGATGCCGTGTACCAGAACCTTGAGATCTCTAAACAAACCACTAATCCCCTTAAGGACATGGGCCTTCAGGAAAAAGGCTACTTCCTCACCACAGTCCACCGGGCTGAAAACACCGACAACAAGGACCGCCTGTCCGGCATCCTCGATGGGTTCAGGCAGGTTTACGACGAGTTCCACTTACCCATCATCTTCCCTGCCCACCCCCGCACAGCCAAGATGATCCATGAATTCAACCTCCCAATCCCCCAAGGCGTTCACATCACCGACCCCGTAGGCTATCTGGAATTCCTGCAGCTTGAAAGCGGTGCAAGGTTAATACTTACTGATAGTGGGGGATTGCAGGAAGAAGCCTGTATTTTAGGTGTGCCATGTGTGACACTGAGGGATAATACAGAAAGGCCGGAGACTGTTCAGCTGGATGGTAATATCATAGTTGGTGCTTCTAAGAACGTGATTGCATCTCTAAAGCAGATGATGCATGCAGGGAATGGCTGGCAGAATCCCTATGGGGATGGGGCTGCAAGTAGAATAATGATTGAGAAATTAGTGACTATATAA
- a CDS encoding type II toxin-antitoxin system HicA family toxin, producing MCKILELSGFVKVHQVGSHARYAHPDGRRTVVPVHGNEELGIGLIKEILKQVKIPRELYEQLRQRV from the coding sequence ATGTGCAAAATACTTGAATTGTCAGGTTTTGTGAAAGTTCACCAGGTTGGCAGTCATGCAAGATATGCGCATCCGGACGGCAGAAGAACTGTCGTGCCAGTGCATGGTAACGAAGAACTTGGTATCGGTCTTATCAAAGAGATTCTAAAGCAGGTTAAGATACCTCGCGAACTGTACGAACAACTGAGGCAGAGAGTCTAA
- a CDS encoding IS256 family transposase encodes MNLYDLLEDYFVDSEDAVRTLITWFLNQVMEFEALQQSGAEKYERNDGRKAQRNGYRKRSLTTRNGTLELLKPQLRDVPFQTQVFERYSRTEKALANAIMESYLQGVSTRKIKHIISQLGIENISASRVSRIAQELDEKVREFLSKPIEQEIKYLFVDATYFKIRDSVRYTNKALFVVAGVKKDGYREILGARIADSEDAMFWEDLFTDLKKRGLRGVEMIISDGHKGIQKAVTTSFQGSSWQMCHVHLIRSVLKTIPKKHQKEVAEKIKEAMEDPLQLSKVKEYLEERRFNKAIETLDRFHFDTHNYQAFPKEHWRKIRTTNILERVNKELKRRSKVIGAFPNEEALLRLSVSILIDINEEWITGNRYLNMEE; translated from the coding sequence ATGAATCTATATGACCTGTTAGAAGATTATTTTGTCGATAGTGAAGATGCTGTAAGAACACTCATAACCTGGTTCTTGAACCAGGTTATGGAATTTGAGGCCTTACAGCAGTCTGGTGCAGAAAAATATGAAAGGAATGATGGCAGGAAAGCTCAAAGAAACGGCTATAGAAAACGATCACTGACAACCAGAAATGGAACACTTGAACTATTGAAACCTCAGTTACGTGATGTTCCATTCCAAACTCAAGTCTTTGAAAGATATTCTCGAACTGAAAAAGCATTAGCAAATGCTATAATGGAATCGTATCTGCAAGGAGTTTCTACCAGAAAAATAAAGCATATCATCTCTCAGTTAGGAATTGAGAACATCTCTGCTTCCAGAGTATCAAGGATTGCTCAGGAACTGGATGAGAAGGTTCGAGAATTCCTTTCTAAACCAATTGAACAGGAGATCAAATATCTGTTCGTTGATGCTACTTACTTTAAGATAAGGGATAGCGTGCGATATACAAACAAAGCTTTGTTTGTAGTTGCAGGTGTGAAGAAAGATGGATATAGGGAAATTCTGGGAGCAAGGATAGCAGATAGTGAAGATGCAATGTTCTGGGAAGACCTCTTTACTGACCTTAAGAAAAGAGGACTAAGAGGAGTAGAAATGATAATCTCGGATGGACACAAAGGTATTCAAAAAGCAGTTACAACTTCATTCCAAGGATCTAGCTGGCAAATGTGTCATGTACATTTGATAAGATCTGTATTGAAAACAATACCGAAAAAGCATCAGAAAGAAGTAGCAGAAAAGATAAAGGAAGCTATGGAAGATCCATTACAGTTATCGAAAGTGAAAGAATACCTTGAGGAAAGAAGGTTTAACAAGGCTATTGAAACATTGGACCGATTTCATTTCGATACTCATAACTACCAGGCATTTCCAAAAGAGCATTGGAGAAAGATAAGAACTACGAACATCCTAGAAAGGGTAAACAAGGAACTCAAAAGAAGGAGTAAGGTCATTGGTGCATTTCCCAATGAAGAAGCTCTATTGAGACTTTCAGTCTCAATATTGATTGACATCAATGAAGAGTGGATCACTGGAAACAGATATTTAAATATGGAAGAGTAA
- a CDS encoding polysaccharide biosynthesis C-terminal domain-containing protein — translation MLNAAFGFFFWIVAAKKYVPLEVGTATALLSSMNLLIQLSRLGLDTSMIRFFPEWNKNIVFNTSVIVTSFSALIMGSLYIFWIDIFSPELKLLKSITMASIFLFCLLTNSLATLLGTSFVALRKAGHQFTQNIILCSRVIFLILFVSLGSVGIFSSYGFSSLLAIIISIILITKSEIEFKLNIDASYLRKSLEFSIPNYFVNLFILTPATILPIIVYNKLGSQQAAYYYICYTLVSLLYMIPNSISTSLFVEGSNGEKLKTSIIKSMCGLLLFLVPATLIMYLFPNFLLGLIGADYSKNGENLLRIMSISSIFVSINYIYYSIERIRNNPKRIFIVSLFVFVLLLGLSRIFIQWYGLVGIGYAWFSSYFIGCIFIIGCCLKEVSISAYLHRYNNLHMKIKALILFLKQTLENYIE, via the coding sequence ATGTTGAATGCAGCCTTTGGTTTCTTTTTCTGGATAGTTGCAGCAAAAAAATATGTACCCTTAGAAGTAGGAACGGCCACCGCCTTACTTTCATCTATGAATTTATTGATACAGCTTTCGAGACTTGGTTTAGATACCTCCATGATACGTTTTTTTCCAGAGTGGAACAAAAATATTGTATTTAATACTTCTGTAATTGTTACTAGCTTTTCAGCTCTTATAATGGGGTCACTATACATTTTTTGGATTGATATTTTTTCCCCAGAACTTAAACTTCTAAAGTCAATAACAATGGCATCAATATTTCTTTTTTGCCTTTTAACGAACTCTCTTGCAACGCTACTTGGCACATCTTTTGTTGCTCTTCGAAAAGCAGGACATCAATTTACTCAAAATATAATATTATGCTCCAGAGTGATTTTCCTGATTCTTTTTGTCTCATTAGGGTCAGTAGGCATATTCAGTTCTTATGGCTTTTCTTCTTTGTTAGCTATAATTATCAGTATTATTCTTATTACTAAATCTGAGATTGAGTTTAAACTCAATATTGATGCTTCTTACTTAAGGAAATCATTAGAATTTTCTATTCCAAATTATTTTGTAAATCTTTTTATTTTAACTCCGGCAACAATACTTCCCATTATAGTTTATAATAAACTTGGATCTCAACAAGCTGCGTACTATTATATATGTTATACACTTGTGTCCCTTCTTTATATGATTCCAAACTCAATTAGCACATCCCTCTTTGTAGAAGGAAGTAATGGAGAAAAATTAAAGACATCTATCATAAAATCTATGTGCGGATTATTATTATTTTTAGTTCCTGCAACACTAATCATGTACTTATTTCCAAATTTTTTGCTTGGTTTGATAGGTGCTGATTATTCAAAAAATGGAGAGAACTTGCTACGCATAATGAGTATTTCAAGTATATTTGTATCGATAAATTATATTTATTACTCGATTGAAAGAATCAGAAATAATCCGAAAAGAATATTTATTGTAAGCTTATTTGTTTTTGTTTTGCTTCTTGGCTTGAGTAGAATATTTATCCAATGGTATGGTTTAGTAGGAATCGGGTATGCATGGTTTTCAAGTTATTTTATAGGATGTATATTTATAATTGGATGTTGCCTAAAAGAAGTCAGTATAAGCGCATATCTCCATAGATATAATAATCTACACATGAAAATAAAGGCGTTGATTTTGTTTTTAAAACAGACGCTTGAGAATTATATAGAGTAA
- the rfbB gene encoding dTDP-glucose 4,6-dehydratase, whose protein sequence is MKLLVTGGAGFIGSNFIRMMFEKYQEIEITNLDKLTYAGNIDNLKDISNPNYNFVHGDICDPEIVMQAMEGVDFVVHFAAESHVDRSIKDSSVFVITNVVGTNNLLKCAMDSDIKKFIHVSTDEVYGSIREGSFSETDNLNPSSPYSSSKAGSDLLAMSYHNTYGLPVTITRCTNNFGPCQYPEKLIPLFITNLMDGKQVPVYGTGLNIRDWIYVEDHCSGIDFVMQHGKAGEIYNIGGGNELTNLEITHRILKVLGKNESMIRYVEDRKGHDFRYSLDCSKLKKMGWKPQYNFDTALDATVQWYVNNRWWWEPLKC, encoded by the coding sequence ATGAAACTTCTAGTAACTGGCGGTGCAGGATTTATCGGCAGCAACTTCATTCGAATGATGTTTGAAAAATATCAGGAAATAGAAATAACAAATCTCGACAAACTTACCTATGCTGGAAATATTGATAATCTCAAGGATATCTCTAATCCCAATTACAATTTTGTTCATGGTGATATCTGCGACCCAGAAATTGTCATGCAGGCTATGGAAGGTGTAGATTTTGTAGTGCATTTCGCTGCTGAAAGCCATGTAGATCGCTCCATTAAGGACAGTTCTGTTTTTGTTATCACTAATGTTGTGGGAACAAATAACCTCCTGAAATGTGCCATGGATTCAGACATAAAGAAGTTTATTCATGTGTCCACTGATGAAGTATACGGTAGCATAAGGGAAGGCTCTTTCAGTGAAACTGATAATTTAAACCCTTCCAGTCCATACTCATCAAGCAAAGCAGGCTCTGACCTACTAGCAATGTCCTATCATAATACATACGGTCTGCCTGTGACTATTACCCGCTGTACTAACAACTTTGGTCCTTGCCAGTATCCAGAGAAACTCATTCCTCTTTTCATAACAAACCTCATGGATGGGAAGCAAGTGCCAGTTTATGGTACTGGTCTGAATATAAGAGATTGGATATACGTGGAAGATCATTGTTCCGGTATTGATTTTGTCATGCAGCACGGCAAAGCCGGAGAGATTTACAACATCGGTGGCGGGAACGAACTCACCAATCTTGAGATCACCCACAGGATATTGAAAGTTCTTGGAAAGAATGAATCCATGATCCGGTATGTGGAAGACCGTAAAGGACATGATTTCCGCTATTCTCTTGACTGCTCCAAACTAAAAAAGATGGGCTGGAAACCACAATATAATTTTGACACTGCCCTTGATGCAACTGTTCAGTGGTACGTAAACAACAGATGGTGGTGGGAACCATTAAAATGCTAG
- a CDS encoding type II toxin-antitoxin system HicB family antitoxin, producing the protein MKKYTLPVVIEKDEDRYFAMCPALEGCYSQGDTYEEALENIKDAIRLVLRT; encoded by the coding sequence ATGAAGAAATACACATTACCTGTTGTAATAGAAAAAGATGAAGACAGGTATTTTGCTATGTGTCCGGCTCTTGAGGGCTGTTATTCCCAGGGAGATACATACGAAGAAGCACTTGAGAATATCAAAGATGCAATTCGGCTGGTCCTACGGACATGA
- a CDS encoding type II toxin-antitoxin system HicB family antitoxin has protein sequence MLIEYIQAALEKARYEIIEDEETSYGEVLELEGVWATGNTLEECRRNLEEVIDEWIVFRLRRGLMLPPIGNHVIKDSGEIAVA, from the coding sequence ATGCTCATCGAATATATCCAGGCAGCCCTTGAAAAGGCCAGATACGAAATTATAGAAGATGAGGAAACCTCTTATGGTGAAGTGCTGGAGCTAGAAGGTGTTTGGGCTACAGGCAATACCCTTGAAGAATGCAGGAGAAATCTTGAAGAGGTTATTGATGAGTGGATAGTTTTCCGGTTAAGGAGAGGCCTTATGCTTCCGCCAATAGGTAATCACGTAATAAAAGACTCCGGGGAAATTGCAGTTGCCTAA
- a CDS encoding type II toxin-antitoxin system HicA family toxin, with protein sequence MGFEGPFSGGKHSFMTKGDLILTIPNPHKDRISVDLLQRILKQAHISREEWLGE encoded by the coding sequence TTGGGATTTGAAGGTCCGTTTTCTGGCGGAAAGCATTCTTTCATGACCAAAGGCGATCTCATCCTGACGATCCCAAATCCTCATAAAGACAGGATCAGTGTAGACCTGTTGCAAAGAATTCTTAAGCAGGCTCACATATCGAGAGAAGAGTGGCTTGGTGAATGA
- a CDS encoding nucleotidyltransferase family protein gives MSPYKDTIKIKDAFDLVQALGLSRDKAEELLNLCRQNDISSLELFGSYARGQQTQNSDIDLLVTFSKGKSLIDHVRAEKAFESLLGKKVDLITERSLSPYIAPMIKKDVKRLYYER, from the coding sequence ATGTCACCATATAAGGATACTATTAAGATAAAAGATGCATTCGACCTTGTTCAGGCTCTGGGCCTTTCCAGAGATAAGGCAGAGGAACTGCTGAACCTTTGCAGGCAGAATGATATCTCTTCTCTTGAACTGTTCGGTTCTTATGCGAGAGGTCAGCAAACACAGAATAGTGACATTGATCTGTTAGTTACATTTTCAAAGGGGAAAAGTCTCATTGATCATGTAAGGGCCGAGAAAGCTTTTGAAAGCTTGCTTGGAAAAAAGGTTGATCTTATCACTGAAAGATCATTGAGCCCATATATTGCCCCAATGATCAAAAAAGATGTAAAAAGGCTCTATTATGAAAGATGA
- a CDS encoding FkbM family methyltransferase, producing MIRSGLINRASKYLGNGKINYLLYGFTFFAISRTNMYSNKIFYSLAKKIKHKSTSPKVEVNGSLMYIDLNDNGISKQLYIHRKREHFSTDYIQSFLDDDEIVIDVGGNIGYYALMESRLANEGKVYVVEPIPSNFNILSKNIELNNRKNIFVFQLAMGDANTKGKMYVYDKCNLCSFTKDLNEKIIGEIEVPIITLDSFVKSYMDKKPTFIRMDAEGYEYQILKGASTILKEGGPLKLCIELHSHLMSKENMDEIITSLKQNGFKVMSIFIEPDPANYHSSETLSKLAKLLGDPEFGFVGNNYESLTKILDRRSYAPIVFFEKT from the coding sequence ATGATTCGAAGTGGACTTATAAATAGAGCATCCAAATACTTAGGTAATGGGAAGATAAACTATTTGTTGTATGGTTTTACCTTTTTTGCCATTTCAAGAACTAATATGTATTCCAACAAGATATTCTATTCACTTGCCAAAAAAATTAAACATAAGTCAACCAGTCCAAAAGTTGAGGTAAATGGCAGCTTAATGTACATAGATTTGAATGACAATGGAATCTCAAAGCAGCTTTATATTCATAGAAAAAGAGAACATTTTTCAACAGATTATATTCAAAGCTTCTTAGATGACGATGAAATTGTAATTGATGTGGGAGGTAATATTGGATATTATGCCTTAATGGAATCCCGCTTAGCAAATGAAGGCAAAGTGTATGTAGTTGAACCTATACCTTCCAATTTCAATATATTATCTAAAAATATAGAGCTCAATAATAGGAAAAACATATTTGTTTTTCAGTTAGCTATGGGTGATGCTAATACAAAAGGAAAGATGTACGTTTATGATAAATGTAATTTGTGTTCTTTTACTAAAGATTTGAATGAGAAAATTATTGGAGAAATTGAAGTTCCAATAATTACTCTAGATAGTTTTGTTAAATCGTATATGGACAAAAAACCTACATTTATTAGAATGGATGCTGAGGGATATGAATACCAAATACTGAAAGGTGCATCAACCATTTTAAAGGAAGGGGGTCCATTAAAATTATGCATAGAACTTCATTCTCACTTAATGTCAAAAGAAAATATGGATGAAATTATAACATCATTGAAACAAAATGGTTTTAAAGTAATGTCCATTTTCATAGAACCCGATCCAGCCAATTATCACAGCTCTGAAACTTTAAGTAAATTAGCTAAGTTATTAGGTGATCCTGAGTTTGGTTTTGTGGGAAATAACTATGAATCTTTAACTAAAATACTGGATAGGAGATCTTATGCACCAATTGTTTTTTTTGAGAAGACATAA
- a CDS encoding type II toxin-antitoxin system HicB family antitoxin: MKHRMLNFTVLIEQDEDGIYVAKVPDIQGCYTQGQTVEQAMERIVEAIQVCLEADDEIDTFVPMKFVGLQQVEVKV; encoded by the coding sequence ATGAAGCATAGAATGCTGAATTTTACAGTCCTTATAGAACAGGACGAAGATGGCATATACGTAGCAAAGGTACCGGACATCCAAGGATGTTATACGCAGGGACAAACTGTAGAGCAAGCAATGGAAAGAATCGTGGAAGCTATCCAGGTATGTCTAGAGGCCGATGATGAAATAGATACTTTTGTGCCAATGAAGTTCGTTGGTCTGCAACAGGTAGAGGTAAAGGTATGA